In one window of Lacticaseibacillus casei DSM 20011 = JCM 1134 = ATCC 393 DNA:
- a CDS encoding serine hydrolase domain-containing protein, producing the protein MAHKKRWLIVIGVLVAVVAAGGLTMTWVQHQRDATKITAHPVPQAQLGKSARKLIRETDFRGSVALIKQGRIVYAGGVGEANHDRKLANTGDTMFPLASVEKYLTALVIGRLVANHQLKLTTKLAKFYPEIAHSKDITIRQLLDHRSGIQMDELTPDNVLTSESKSLDWNLKQLGSTGQHDFFYTNANYALLAGIIRKVTGKSFETTLRETILTPLNLQHTRNFDELTAKMPVAQGYLTEDDDHYQPDDLSPALLSSLLGSGSEYMSVTDLAKVIIAAETGKVIPPKVYRELITANYADGNRYASGVAWLDDQRLLQGMYNDNPESFSTLAYFRANAASGVVLFGNHTMTTDTVTLAQNLEVLVR; encoded by the coding sequence ATGGCGCATAAAAAACGTTGGTTGATCGTGATCGGGGTGCTCGTGGCGGTAGTGGCAGCAGGTGGCTTGACGATGACGTGGGTACAACATCAACGCGATGCCACTAAGATTACGGCGCATCCGGTTCCCCAGGCACAGTTAGGCAAAAGTGCCCGTAAGTTAATTCGCGAGACTGATTTCAGAGGTAGTGTTGCATTAATCAAGCAAGGGCGGATTGTGTATGCCGGTGGTGTTGGCGAAGCGAATCACGATCGCAAGTTGGCCAATACCGGCGACACCATGTTTCCGTTGGCATCGGTCGAAAAGTACCTGACCGCTTTGGTGATCGGCCGGTTAGTGGCCAATCACCAGTTGAAGCTAACGACGAAGCTGGCGAAGTTTTATCCCGAGATTGCCCATAGTAAAGACATCACGATTCGCCAACTGCTTGATCACCGTTCCGGGATTCAGATGGACGAGTTAACGCCGGACAATGTTTTGACATCGGAATCGAAGTCGTTGGACTGGAATCTGAAGCAACTAGGGTCGACCGGTCAGCATGACTTTTTCTATACAAATGCGAACTATGCGCTGTTGGCCGGAATCATTCGCAAGGTGACTGGCAAAAGCTTCGAGACGACACTGCGAGAAACGATTCTGACGCCGTTAAATCTTCAACATACCCGCAATTTTGATGAACTAACTGCAAAAATGCCCGTAGCACAAGGCTATCTCACCGAAGATGATGACCACTACCAGCCAGATGATCTTAGCCCGGCACTCTTGTCGAGCCTACTTGGCAGCGGCAGCGAGTACATGAGTGTGACCGACTTGGCGAAAGTCATCATTGCCGCAGAAACCGGAAAAGTCATTCCGCCTAAAGTTTATCGTGAGCTGATCACCGCCAACTATGCTGATGGTAATCGTTATGCCAGCGGGGTGGCCTGGCTAGATGATCAGCGGTTGCTGCAAGGCATGTACAACGACAATCCGGAAAGCTTCAGCACGTTGGCTTATTTCCGCGCTAATGCCGCAAGTGGCGTTGTGCTGTTTGGCAATCACACCATGACTACGGACACCGTGACGTTAGCCCAAAATCTGGAAGTGTTGGTTCGATAG
- a CDS encoding AI-2E family transporter — protein sequence MSAYEKFINNVPVRRTVVLFSVFIVLWFARSIMSDILLTFIFAFLVSRLVHAVQRHVHIRPFIIVVPVYILVLLGLVYAAVHYVPAIVRQTITLFNSVQDFYNSDAFANNQVMQWILSSTKSLNLTEQLKTGLSTVLEYAGNIGAMGLTLVLSFILSFFFTIELDSLPEFGQLFLDSPFGWYFKDLRYFAMKFINTFGVVMEAQIFIAVVNTVITTITLLFLKMPNIPSLAIMVFLLSLIPVAGAIISLIPLTIIGYTVGGWQDVITILIMIAVIHVLEAYVLNPKFMSSRTQLPVFFTFVVLLVAERLFGTWGLIVGIPIFTFFLDVLGVKKIAGTKANHSTYASIPQPKEHDGDGA from the coding sequence ATGTCAGCTTACGAAAAATTTATCAACAACGTGCCGGTTCGGCGTACCGTTGTTTTATTCTCGGTATTTATAGTTTTATGGTTCGCACGCAGTATTATGAGCGATATTTTGCTGACATTTATTTTTGCCTTTTTGGTCAGCCGCTTGGTTCACGCGGTGCAACGGCATGTCCATATTCGCCCGTTTATCATTGTGGTGCCGGTTTACATATTGGTTCTTTTGGGGCTGGTTTATGCGGCTGTACATTATGTACCGGCGATTGTCCGCCAGACCATCACGCTGTTCAACTCGGTGCAGGACTTTTATAACAGCGATGCGTTTGCGAATAATCAGGTCATGCAATGGATACTGTCAAGCACCAAGAGTCTGAATCTGACCGAGCAGCTTAAAACCGGGCTGTCGACGGTTCTCGAATATGCTGGCAATATTGGCGCCATGGGGTTGACACTGGTTCTGTCATTTATTTTAAGCTTCTTCTTTACGATCGAGCTGGACAGCCTGCCTGAGTTCGGTCAGCTATTCCTGGATTCACCATTTGGCTGGTATTTCAAAGACTTGCGCTATTTTGCCATGAAGTTCATCAATACCTTTGGCGTGGTGATGGAAGCCCAGATTTTTATTGCGGTGGTCAACACGGTCATTACGACGATTACCTTGTTATTCCTGAAAATGCCGAACATTCCTAGTCTGGCAATTATGGTCTTTCTGTTGTCACTGATTCCGGTGGCCGGGGCGATCATATCGTTGATTCCGCTGACCATTATCGGCTATACTGTCGGTGGCTGGCAGGATGTGATTACCATTTTGATCATGATTGCCGTGATCCATGTACTGGAAGCATACGTGTTGAATCCGAAGTTTATGAGCAGTCGGACGCAGCTGCCGGTATTTTTCACCTTTGTGGTCTTGCTGGTTGCGGAACGCCTTTTTGGTACCTGGGGCTTAATCGTCGGGATTCCGATCTTTACGTTCTTCCTTGATGTGCTCGGAGTCAAAAAGATTGCCGGAACGAAGGCCAATCATTCAACGTATGCCAGCATCCCGCAGCCAAAGGAGCATGATGGGGATGGCGCATAA
- a CDS encoding class A sortase: MTKSSKQQPPRRHRWLWRTIFTLGILLGLALVFNEPIKLFVVDHLSQTTMAHIDRDTVDKNEKKHATFDFKGVKALDINTVGNAAITRNLHPIGKIAISSVNLKLPILKGLSNDNLSAGAGTMKADQKMGEGNYALAGHYMTNQGILFSPLKNVKKGDTVVITNMKHIYTYKVTTKQIVNETQVQWIDDVAGKKLITLVTCASPTEGEVDRIIVQGELQSVKDANSQNLKIFL, encoded by the coding sequence ATGACAAAATCTAGTAAGCAACAACCGCCACGCAGGCATCGTTGGCTTTGGCGGACGATTTTCACGCTCGGTATCCTTCTTGGCTTAGCGTTGGTCTTCAATGAACCGATTAAGTTATTTGTGGTCGATCATTTAAGTCAGACAACGATGGCGCATATTGATCGGGACACGGTTGACAAAAACGAAAAGAAGCACGCGACGTTTGATTTTAAAGGCGTCAAAGCGCTGGACATCAATACGGTCGGCAATGCGGCGATCACGCGTAATCTGCATCCCATCGGCAAAATTGCTATTAGCAGTGTCAACCTGAAGCTGCCGATTCTCAAAGGTCTTTCCAATGATAACCTGAGTGCCGGGGCCGGGACGATGAAGGCCGATCAAAAGATGGGCGAAGGCAATTACGCGTTGGCTGGCCATTATATGACCAATCAAGGCATCCTCTTTTCGCCATTAAAGAACGTTAAAAAAGGCGATACGGTTGTTATCACGAATATGAAGCATATCTACACGTATAAGGTGACGACTAAACAGATTGTTAATGAGACCCAAGTCCAATGGATCGATGATGTGGCGGGCAAGAAACTGATCACGTTGGTCACATGTGCGTCACCGACTGAAGGCGAAGTGGATCGGATCATTGTTCAAGGTGAACTGCAATCGGTTAAAGATGCCAACAGTCAGAATTTGAAAATTTTCTTATAA
- a CDS encoding IS110 family transposase, giving the protein MNLNVGIDVSKAKLDYCGLDSAKKVIFQDKTTNTPDGAGQIEKLILEWAKRQDDSLKIVIGMEATSVYNIHPTLYFEQSSALSALDATVVTLNPKMTHRYSQLFDDDKTDTIDAFHIADFLRIGRYQVPVTRDEKHIALQRLTRERYHVVKQITDGKNHFLNNLYFRLNTLEAELPTSVFGNTMMTVLSGEKYTLDEIAQMPLQTLTQDLNQLSHGRFGDPEAIAKALQKAIRSSYRLSKTVADSVDQVMAIYINQIRMLQKQLKALDKSITDLCAVIDGSQSTQSIPGVGPVYSAGLLAEIGQIERFPSEASLASYAGLVWRRSQSGNGERQLTPRTHNGDQYLRYYLIEAANSVRAHDPTFARFYDKKYREVPKYQHRRACVMTARKLVRVIYALLKNHELYKPAKAV; this is encoded by the coding sequence ATGAACTTGAATGTTGGTATTGATGTTTCAAAAGCAAAGCTTGATTACTGTGGCTTGGATTCTGCCAAGAAGGTTATTTTCCAGGACAAGACCACGAATACCCCTGACGGGGCCGGCCAAATTGAGAAATTAATCCTGGAATGGGCTAAACGCCAAGATGATTCACTAAAGATCGTGATTGGCATGGAAGCCACCTCGGTGTACAACATCCACCCCACACTTTACTTTGAACAAAGCTCAGCGCTCAGTGCGTTGGATGCCACTGTCGTCACGTTGAACCCCAAGATGACTCATCGTTACAGCCAATTGTTCGATGACGACAAGACTGATACCATTGATGCCTTCCACATCGCAGACTTTCTGCGCATTGGCCGGTATCAAGTGCCAGTGACCCGCGACGAGAAACACATTGCCTTACAGCGGCTCACCCGCGAACGGTATCACGTCGTCAAACAAATTACAGATGGCAAAAACCACTTCCTCAACAATCTGTACTTCCGATTGAACACACTGGAAGCTGAGCTACCGACTTCTGTGTTCGGAAACACGATGATGACGGTGCTTAGCGGTGAAAAGTACACACTGGACGAAATCGCTCAGATGCCCTTACAGACGCTTACTCAAGATCTTAACCAATTGTCCCACGGTCGCTTTGGTGACCCAGAGGCGATCGCTAAGGCCTTACAAAAAGCCATCCGTAGCTCTTATCGCTTGAGCAAGACGGTTGCCGATTCTGTTGACCAGGTCATGGCGATTTACATCAACCAGATCCGGATGTTACAAAAGCAACTAAAAGCCCTAGACAAGAGCATCACCGACCTGTGTGCCGTCATTGATGGCTCACAGTCAACGCAAAGTATTCCAGGCGTTGGCCCAGTCTACTCGGCTGGACTACTGGCTGAAATTGGTCAGATTGAACGGTTTCCGAGTGAAGCTAGTTTGGCAAGCTATGCCGGACTGGTTTGGCGCAGAAGTCAATCCGGAAACGGTGAGCGGCAACTAACGCCGCGCACGCATAACGGCGATCAGTACTTACGCTATTACCTAATTGAAGCTGCCAACTCGGTAAGAGCGCATGATCCCACATTTGCCAGATTTTACGACAAGAAATACCGGGAGGTGCCAAAATATCAACACCGACGTGCTTGTGTCATGACTGCAAGAAAGCTGGTACGCGTGATCTATGCATTACTTAAAAACCACGAGTTGTATAAACCAGCCAAAGCGGTCTAG
- a CDS encoding GtrA family protein, with protein sequence MKTLIQLYRRYEMIINYLFIGGLTTLINFVTFFVMRYFGIGLVLTNTTANIVSVIFAFFANKSVVFHSDYSSKKKFWFELTSFLILRGVSLLLDNFIMIVGVDWLHGNEILVKILDQVIIVVANYLFSKLIFVRKR encoded by the coding sequence TTGAAAACCCTGATTCAACTTTACCGCCGCTACGAAATGATCATCAACTACTTGTTCATTGGCGGCCTCACAACCCTCATCAACTTTGTCACTTTTTTCGTGATGCGCTATTTTGGCATCGGCTTGGTGTTAACCAATACCACCGCGAATATCGTGAGTGTTATCTTTGCGTTTTTTGCCAATAAAAGTGTCGTCTTCCACAGCGACTATTCAAGCAAGAAAAAATTTTGGTTCGAACTGACCAGCTTCCTGATTCTTCGCGGCGTGTCACTCCTGCTGGACAACTTCATCATGATCGTCGGCGTTGACTGGCTGCATGGCAATGAGATTCTGGTCAAAATTCTCGATCAGGTCATCATCGTGGTGGCCAATTATCTGTTCTCAAAATTAATTTTCGTGCGCAAGCGTTAA
- a CDS encoding diacylglycerol/lipid kinase family protein — MFAAEIIMNPSAGNARWKKELPALLALLKLHFARLRVNRTQQPGDAQIVTEKLLKAYHDHLDELQLIVIGGDGTLHDVVNGLQRRGHPEVAIGYVPTGTGDDFARAQQIPLDPKKAAAALVTAMPRPVRIGVANSAKYGTQYFINNFGIGMDAQIVYQTNHSLHKGTLNALKLGQFAYGASILKALRVQKGFPATWQVAGHPEEHANNAYLNVFTNHPFLGGGIRLFPDVMDQRERLSLVQVRREKLGTLLQVAVAILSGRSVHRAIHHLEADQFDFVTEATVPIQMDGEEYTTPITVTLRQTTQMFLLPMTN; from the coding sequence ATGTTTGCTGCTGAAATTATTATGAATCCAAGTGCGGGTAATGCACGCTGGAAGAAGGAGTTGCCGGCGTTGTTGGCGCTGCTTAAGTTGCACTTTGCGCGGTTGCGGGTGAACCGAACCCAACAGCCGGGTGATGCGCAGATTGTTACCGAGAAATTGCTTAAAGCCTATCATGATCACCTTGACGAACTGCAACTGATTGTTATCGGTGGCGATGGCACGTTGCATGATGTTGTGAATGGGTTACAACGCCGCGGTCATCCCGAAGTGGCTATTGGCTATGTTCCGACCGGCACAGGCGATGATTTTGCGCGTGCTCAGCAGATACCCTTGGATCCGAAAAAGGCCGCGGCGGCATTGGTCACTGCCATGCCGCGGCCGGTGCGGATCGGGGTTGCGAATTCAGCCAAGTACGGAACCCAGTATTTTATCAATAATTTTGGGATTGGCATGGATGCCCAGATTGTTTACCAAACCAATCATTCGCTGCATAAAGGGACGCTAAATGCCCTCAAGTTGGGCCAATTTGCGTACGGCGCCAGCATTTTAAAAGCGCTGCGGGTGCAAAAAGGCTTCCCGGCCACTTGGCAAGTCGCTGGCCACCCTGAGGAACACGCTAATAACGCTTATCTGAACGTTTTTACCAACCACCCGTTTCTCGGCGGCGGTATTCGCCTTTTTCCGGACGTGATGGATCAGCGGGAACGGCTATCACTGGTTCAGGTGCGTCGCGAAAAGCTTGGCACTTTGCTTCAAGTCGCGGTTGCCATTTTAAGCGGCCGATCGGTTCATCGTGCCATCCATCATCTTGAGGCCGATCAATTTGACTTTGTCACGGAGGCTACGGTGCCGATTCAAATGGATGGTGAAGAGTACACGACGCCAATCACGGTTACCCTGCGACAGACCACGCAGATGTTCTTATTGCCAATGACCAACTAA
- the spxB gene encoding pyruvate oxidase — protein sequence MAETIKAGIAALRTLESWGVTHLYGIPGGTFNNMMYALDEEQARIKYIHVRHEEVGALAAVADGKLTGHIGVAFGSAGPGATHLFQGIYDAKMDKVPTLFLVGQVEQRFMNADFFHELDEDPMFQDGAVYARTVTTARSLPHVIDEAIRRAYAARGAAVVIIPNDLPAEPIPADGYYSAAETHATPVLAAGSDEQVDAALRLIGAASRPVLYVGQGVRGAADTVMTLAKKLQMPVITTALGKPIIPYEFEALLGSAARVASKPANEALRVADLIMFVGSNYPFAEVMFSPKAKFIQIEADPKTLGKRHHTDVAILADAPATLEKMIARSEDAPSSGWYQANVDNVKNWHQYNDDMMQRTTGDMRFEPVFGQINRLATDDAIFAIDVGDVTQNAVRLLKVTGRQAWTTSGLFATMGAGLPAALAGQLSFPKRQVFNLTGDGAAAMVMQDLDTEVRYHLPIINVVFSNNALGYIEDEQEDDGHEWFGIDMPPIDFGTVAKGMGMTGITVTQVSELADAFDEAEVNRIAGKPTLIDAKITNERPIPVEHLQLDPDRFDAPTIAAFKKRYYADKLVPFSEFLKAHHVPVG from the coding sequence ATGGCTGAAACGATTAAAGCAGGAATTGCTGCCTTGCGGACTTTGGAAAGTTGGGGTGTGACCCATCTTTACGGCATTCCCGGCGGTACGTTTAATAACATGATGTATGCGCTGGATGAAGAGCAGGCGCGGATCAAATATATTCATGTCCGGCATGAAGAGGTCGGGGCACTGGCAGCAGTTGCCGATGGTAAGCTTACCGGTCACATTGGTGTGGCATTTGGATCAGCCGGTCCCGGAGCAACCCACCTTTTCCAGGGAATCTATGATGCCAAAATGGATAAAGTGCCAACGCTATTCTTGGTGGGGCAGGTCGAACAGCGGTTTATGAATGCCGATTTCTTCCATGAATTGGACGAGGATCCAATGTTTCAAGACGGCGCCGTTTATGCCCGCACGGTGACCACCGCGCGCAGTCTGCCCCATGTGATCGATGAAGCCATTCGCCGTGCTTATGCCGCTCGTGGTGCTGCCGTGGTGATCATCCCCAATGACTTGCCGGCAGAACCGATCCCGGCTGACGGGTATTACAGCGCGGCTGAAACGCATGCAACGCCGGTTTTGGCGGCTGGCAGCGATGAGCAGGTCGATGCAGCTTTGCGGCTGATCGGTGCGGCCTCCCGACCAGTGTTGTATGTTGGCCAAGGGGTCCGTGGTGCGGCCGATACCGTTATGACACTAGCCAAAAAGTTACAGATGCCGGTCATTACCACCGCGCTTGGTAAACCGATCATTCCGTACGAGTTCGAAGCATTACTGGGTTCGGCTGCCCGGGTTGCCTCGAAACCGGCCAATGAAGCGTTACGGGTCGCGGATCTCATCATGTTCGTCGGCTCCAACTACCCATTTGCCGAAGTCATGTTCTCGCCTAAAGCGAAGTTCATTCAGATTGAAGCGGATCCGAAGACACTTGGCAAGCGGCACCACACCGATGTGGCCATTTTGGCAGACGCACCGGCAACGCTGGAGAAAATGATTGCCCGCAGCGAGGATGCACCAAGTAGCGGCTGGTATCAGGCAAATGTCGACAACGTGAAAAACTGGCATCAATACAACGATGACATGATGCAGCGGACCACTGGTGATATGCGGTTTGAGCCAGTCTTCGGTCAAATTAATCGGTTAGCGACTGACGATGCGATTTTTGCCATTGATGTCGGCGATGTAACGCAAAATGCCGTGCGGCTGTTGAAAGTCACCGGCCGTCAAGCTTGGACGACCAGTGGTTTGTTTGCCACCATGGGCGCTGGCTTGCCAGCCGCTTTGGCCGGACAGTTGAGTTTCCCTAAACGACAGGTCTTCAATCTGACTGGCGACGGTGCGGCAGCAATGGTCATGCAGGATCTCGATACCGAAGTGCGGTACCATTTGCCGATTATTAACGTTGTGTTTTCCAATAATGCGTTAGGTTATATCGAAGATGAGCAGGAAGATGACGGCCATGAGTGGTTCGGTATCGACATGCCGCCGATTGATTTTGGGACAGTCGCGAAAGGCATGGGGATGACAGGCATCACGGTGACGCAGGTATCGGAACTTGCTGACGCGTTTGATGAAGCCGAAGTTAATCGCATTGCCGGCAAACCGACGCTGATTGATGCCAAAATTACCAACGAACGGCCAATTCCGGTCGAGCACCTGCAACTGGATCCTGATCGCTTCGATGCGCCGACCATTGCAGCATTCAAGAAACGTTACTATGCGGATAAGCTGGTGCCGTTCAGTGAATTTTTGAAGGCGCATCACGTTCCGGTTGGATAA
- a CDS encoding glycine betaine ABC transporter substrate-binding protein has product MRFYKKIIATVAMMASVLLLAACSSTQPKYDANKPLGPQINYTITGIDAGAGIMTSTDKALKAYGLADKNWQLQPSSTAAMTSTLKKAIADKRPIVVTGWTPHWMFTKFPLKFLKDPKNVYGKTEQIHTIVRKGLKQDDPQAYRVLDQFHWTPKEISSVMLAVNNGQDPADAAKDFVKKHPKQVAEWTKGASHVSGHPKLTLTYIAWDSEIASTNVVATVLRQVGYKVTIRAMEPQPVWASVATKAADAQVSAWLPNTAAKLYADYKNQVVDLGVNMDGARVGLAVPKYMKNINSIEDLKK; this is encoded by the coding sequence TTGCGTTTTTATAAAAAGATCATTGCAACCGTGGCGATGATGGCAAGTGTCTTGCTGCTGGCCGCATGCAGTAGCACCCAACCGAAATACGATGCCAACAAGCCACTAGGGCCGCAGATCAATTACACGATTACGGGGATCGATGCCGGTGCCGGGATTATGACCAGCACGGATAAGGCGCTGAAAGCATACGGACTGGCGGATAAAAATTGGCAACTGCAGCCGAGTTCAACCGCGGCCATGACCAGCACGCTGAAAAAAGCGATTGCCGATAAACGGCCGATTGTGGTCACCGGGTGGACGCCACACTGGATGTTCACGAAGTTTCCGTTGAAGTTTCTGAAGGATCCTAAAAATGTTTATGGTAAAACCGAACAGATCCATACGATTGTGCGGAAGGGACTCAAGCAGGATGATCCGCAAGCCTATCGGGTGTTGGATCAGTTTCACTGGACGCCAAAAGAAATTTCCAGCGTGATGCTCGCCGTCAACAATGGCCAGGATCCGGCTGATGCTGCCAAAGACTTCGTTAAGAAACACCCTAAGCAAGTTGCCGAATGGACGAAAGGTGCGAGCCATGTCAGCGGGCATCCTAAGTTGACGTTAACGTACATTGCCTGGGATTCGGAAATTGCCTCCACCAATGTCGTAGCAACGGTCTTGCGCCAAGTCGGCTACAAGGTCACGATTCGGGCGATGGAGCCACAGCCGGTCTGGGCATCGGTTGCCACCAAGGCCGCAGATGCGCAGGTCTCCGCATGGTTGCCGAACACGGCGGCTAAGTTATACGCCGATTACAAGAACCAAGTCGTTGATCTTGGCGTCAACATGGACGGTGCCCGCGTTGGGTTGGCTGTGCCTAAGTATATGAAGAACATTAACAGTATTGAAGATTTGAAGAAATAG
- a CDS encoding ABC transporter permease — MFNLFMNIPTLPLAHWIDSFVAWLTQFSGFFGVLTNFIGSIVNAFQAVFDLIPIWLFIVLIMALTWYLKRDQKYRSLLIFELLGLLLIWNLGFWRDMTQTLTLVLTASLLAIVIGIPLGIWAAESKTVSAIVKPLMDFMQTMPAFVYLIPAVAFFGIGMVPGVVASVIFAMPPTVRMTQLGIDQVPADLNEAAVAFGATSWQQLIKVQLPFARGTIMAGINQSMMLALSMVVIASMIGAMGLGTKVYFAVGRNDAGGGFVAGLAIVILAIILDRITQSLNRTR, encoded by the coding sequence ATGTTTAATCTTTTCATGAATATTCCGACTTTACCGTTGGCCCACTGGATCGATTCGTTCGTGGCCTGGTTAACCCAGTTTTCCGGGTTCTTCGGGGTGCTGACGAACTTCATCGGCAGCATTGTGAACGCTTTTCAGGCCGTGTTCGATTTAATTCCGATTTGGCTGTTCATCGTGCTGATTATGGCGTTGACGTGGTATCTGAAACGGGATCAGAAGTATCGGAGTCTGTTGATTTTTGAACTGCTGGGCTTACTGCTGATCTGGAATCTCGGTTTCTGGCGCGACATGACCCAAACCTTAACCCTTGTGCTAACGGCTAGTCTGTTAGCCATCGTGATCGGCATTCCACTGGGCATCTGGGCTGCAGAAAGCAAAACCGTGTCCGCCATCGTTAAACCGCTGATGGACTTCATGCAGACCATGCCAGCCTTCGTTTATTTGATTCCAGCGGTTGCGTTTTTCGGTATCGGGATGGTGCCCGGGGTGGTTGCCTCGGTGATTTTTGCCATGCCGCCAACCGTTCGGATGACCCAGCTTGGCATCGATCAGGTACCGGCTGATCTGAACGAAGCAGCCGTTGCATTTGGCGCGACCAGTTGGCAGCAGCTTATCAAGGTGCAGCTGCCGTTTGCCCGCGGCACGATTATGGCCGGCATCAACCAAAGTATGATGCTGGCACTGTCGATGGTTGTCATCGCGTCCATGATCGGGGCAATGGGCCTGGGAACCAAAGTCTATTTTGCCGTTGGACGTAACGATGCTGGCGGTGGCTTTGTTGCCGGCCTGGCGATTGTCATTTTGGCGATCATTTTGGACCGGATCACCCAAAGCCTCAACCGCACACGCTAG
- a CDS encoding quaternary amine ABC transporter ATP-binding protein yields MQHKIESDAETKIEVRGLTKIFGKRINRAKEMLKNGKTKPEILKATGATVGVDRADFSIKTGEIFVIMGLSGSGKSTTLRMLNRLIEPTAGQVLIDGDDISKMDKQGIREIRRKKLSMVFQGFALLPNRTVLQNAAFGLEIQGMDKDERETKANKALDLVGLNGFADQYPDQLSGGMQQRVGLARALASDAEILLMDEAFSALDPLNRRDMQDELLDLQEDMHKTIVFISHDLNEALRIGDHIMIMKDGEIVQIGTPEEILSQPADDYVEKFIEGVDRSQVYTAANVMIRANTVNIDKDGPRLAARRMRDNEISSLYVVNTQRKLVGILDADDVRAAIDAGKKDLKDIVKTDVPTTKMDTPLADLLDAVSTTSVPYAVIDDRDRLRGIIIRGAVLGALAGQEVNVNV; encoded by the coding sequence ATGCAACACAAAATTGAAAGTGATGCAGAAACCAAAATCGAAGTCCGCGGGTTGACCAAGATTTTTGGTAAACGAATTAATCGCGCTAAGGAAATGCTGAAAAATGGCAAAACCAAGCCGGAAATTTTAAAAGCAACCGGCGCAACAGTCGGCGTTGATCGGGCGGACTTTTCGATCAAGACCGGCGAAATCTTCGTGATTATGGGACTTTCCGGATCCGGGAAGTCAACGACCTTGCGGATGCTGAATCGGTTGATTGAACCGACTGCCGGCCAGGTGCTGATTGACGGTGACGATATTTCCAAAATGGACAAACAAGGCATTCGCGAGATTCGGCGTAAGAAACTCAGCATGGTGTTTCAAGGGTTTGCGCTCTTGCCGAATCGAACCGTGTTGCAAAATGCCGCCTTTGGTTTGGAAATTCAGGGTATGGATAAAGATGAACGCGAAACCAAGGCCAATAAAGCGCTCGACTTGGTTGGCTTGAACGGGTTTGCCGATCAGTATCCGGACCAACTTTCCGGTGGGATGCAGCAACGGGTTGGCTTGGCGCGTGCCTTGGCCAGTGATGCCGAGATCCTGCTGATGGACGAAGCCTTTTCCGCGCTTGATCCGTTGAATCGGCGGGATATGCAAGATGAACTGCTGGATTTGCAGGAAGACATGCATAAGACGATTGTGTTTATTTCGCACGACCTGAACGAGGCGTTGCGGATTGGCGATCACATCATGATCATGAAGGATGGCGAAATTGTCCAGATCGGTACCCCTGAAGAAATCCTGAGTCAGCCAGCTGACGATTACGTTGAGAAATTTATCGAAGGCGTGGACCGTAGTCAGGTTTACACGGCGGCTAATGTCATGATTCGGGCCAATACGGTCAACATTGACAAGGATGGTCCGCGGTTGGCGGCACGGCGCATGCGGGATAACGAGATTTCCAGTTTGTATGTGGTGAATACGCAACGGAAACTGGTCGGCATTCTGGATGCGGATGACGTGCGGGCAGCCATTGATGCCGGCAAGAAGGATCTGAAGGACATTGTTAAAACCGATGTGCCGACAACCAAAATGGATACGCCACTGGCTGATCTGCTTGACGCCGTTTCCACGACTTCGGTTCCGTATGCCGTTATCGACGATCGTGACCGATTACGCGGCATTATCATTCGCGGTGCCGTGTTAGGGGCACTGGCAGGACAGGAGGTCAATGTCAATGTTTAA